A stretch of DNA from Acidobacteriota bacterium:
GAAATCTGTACGACGCCGGAGGAGACAAGGCTATGAGCGCAAGCAAGGAAAACCGAGTACTGATCATAAACACGGGCGGGACGATAGCGATGGTGCATGAGGACAATAACCCCTTGAACCCGCTTAAGCCGGGTAAGTGGGACGAAATCACCAAGAACTATCCAGTGCTGAAACAGTTGAAAGAAAAAAACATTGAGACAGACATTCATACATTCGACCCTCTGTTGGACTCCTCGAACATATCACACGAGAACTGGAAGCAGATGGCGGAAGTGATCAGCAGCAACTACGATCAATTCACTGGGTTCGTGATACTGCACGGCACCGACACGATGTGCTACACAGCCTCAGCACTTTCGTTCATGCTAGAGCACTTAAGTAAGCCAGTTATTCTGACTGGCTCGCAGCTCCCGCTCGCCGTCCCCAGAAGCGACGCTTTGGAGAACTTTGTCACCGCTCTCAGCATCGCTGCTGGAGTCGATGTAAACGATGGCTCAACAATCCCACTCGTTCCCGAGGTATGCATATACTTCCGCGGAAAGCTATTGCGCGGCAACCGCGCACGGAAGCTTAGCTCAAGTGCCTATAGCGGTTTTGAGTCTCCGAACTATCCCCCTCTTGGAACCGTTGGCGAGCACATCGAACTTGATACGAGGCTGATCCGGACACCTGGGCCAGAGCAGTTATTTGCCAATACTGAATTCGTCACTCAGGTAATGGCGCTCGACATTTTCCCGAGTCTGGATCCGGAAATCGTCGTAAGAGTTGCCACTGAATCGGCGAGCGGCAAGAAAATTAGGGCCCTCATTCTGAAGACCTACGGGACCGGAAATGCGCCAAGCAACGAAGACTTTCTCCGTGCGATCGAACAGATAGTGAACGCGGGTCTTCTCGTTGTTGACGTCACTCAATGCCCTCAAGGAATGGTTGAAATCGGACAATACGAAGCTAGCGTTCCGCTCTTGGAAAGGGGCGTCATTAGCGGTCTGGACATGACTCCGGAGTCTGCTCTGTGCAAGCTCATGTGGCTTCTTGGAATGGGCTGGGACCTCGACCAGGTTCGAAAGCAGATGCAGTTGGATC
This window harbors:
- a CDS encoding asparaginase, producing MSASKENRVLIINTGGTIAMVHEDNNPLNPLKPGKWDEITKNYPVLKQLKEKNIETDIHTFDPLLDSSNISHENWKQMAEVISSNYDQFTGFVILHGTDTMCYTASALSFMLEHLSKPVILTGSQLPLAVPRSDALENFVTALSIAAGVDVNDGSTIPLVPEVCIYFRGKLLRGNRARKLSSSAYSGFESPNYPPLGTVGEHIELDTRLIRTPGPEQLFANTEFVTQVMALDIFPSLDPEIVVRVATESASGKKIRALILKTYGTGNAPSNEDFLRAIEQIVNAGLLVVDVTQCPQGMVEIGQYEASVPLLERGVISGLDMTPESALCKLMWLLGMGWDLDQVRKQMQLDQRGEQSLNIFEIDYGPGSASPVFSSQQVIPGEVEFEKLEVAILRLQGTSLLTEDKGDRRLSLRVYVNYQNLQESSGTEIIQYAGTCEKTIETTGQKASLFLDVTSSVRKFFTKGKPGRIGLVTNGSSGAEWEKLNLALYVKA